A single region of the Salvia miltiorrhiza cultivar Shanhuang (shh) chromosome 8, IMPLAD_Smil_shh, whole genome shotgun sequence genome encodes:
- the LOC131001413 gene encoding PLAT domain-containing protein 3-like, translating into MEIKHLSFSFLILFSFIIYTNANSKDCFYNIYVETGDIPSAGTKSNVTIFLGDENKDELPIVNLKDWGLMGPTHSYLSVGEVDLFAGKGPCLRGPICSLIIVLDGYDTWFCDSIEITSVGFGKSCSQKHFVVKQWLDVNKGSALILQDECSTDYDGVPLDSMRSGY; encoded by the exons TCAGCTTCAGTTTCCTTATCCTATTCTCCTTCATCATCTACACAAAT GCCAATTCCAAAGATTGTTTTTACAACATCTACGTGGAAACCGGCGATATTCCGTCGGCCGGAACTAAATCTAACGTAACCATCTTCCTAGGCGACGAGAACAAGGATGAACTGCCGATCGTGAATCTTAAAGATTGGGGTTTGATGGGGCCCACCCACAGCTACCTTAGTGTGGGAGAAGTGGACCTCTTCGCTGGGAAAGGCCCCTGTTTACGTGGGCCCATATGCAGCCTCATCATCGTGCTAGATGGTTATGATACTTGGTTTTGCGACTCTATTGAGATAACCAGCGTAGGCTTTGGAAAGTCGTGTTCTCAAAAGCATTTTGTGGTGAAGCAATGGCTCGACGTCAACAAGGGATCGGCTCTCATTCTTCAAGATGAGTGCTCAACTGATTATGATGGTGTCCCTTTAGATAGTATGAGGAGTGGATACTAA